One window from the genome of Candidatus Zixiibacteriota bacterium encodes:
- a CDS encoding RidA family protein: protein MRKAIKSSRAPKAIGPYSPAIKVAAGTMIFCSGQIPLDPETGTVVGKTAAEQCKQVMENLLGLLADAGVDFSTVVKTTIYLTDMNDFAAVNEVYGSYFEANPPARATVQVARLPKDVKVEIDAIAVV from the coding sequence ATGCGCAAAGCGATCAAGAGCAGCCGGGCGCCGAAAGCGATCGGGCCGTACTCGCCGGCGATCAAGGTGGCAGCCGGCACGATGATATTCTGCTCAGGGCAGATTCCGCTCGATCCCGAGACGGGGACGGTGGTCGGCAAGACCGCGGCCGAGCAGTGCAAGCAGGTGATGGAGAACCTTCTCGGCCTGCTGGCCGACGCGGGCGTGGATTTCTCCACGGTGGTGAAGACGACCATCTACCTGACCGACATGAACGATTTCGCGGCCGTCAACGAGGTCTACGGATCGTATTTCGAGGCCAACCCGCCGGCCCGGGCCACGGTCCAGGTGGCGCGGCTGCCGAAGGATGT
- a CDS encoding GYD domain-containing protein: protein MPTFIMAMSIVPSAKKTHPELSHDINRSLEVFHANKVKVHSLYATLGRYDYIAVFDCDDQTCAFRVATGINDLGVLDTETWPVIPYEEFTQLLQ from the coding sequence ATGCCCACCTTTATCATGGCCATGAGTATTGTGCCCTCGGCCAAGAAGACCCACCCGGAGCTCTCGCATGATATCAATCGCTCCCTCGAAGTCTTCCACGCCAACAAAGTGAAAGTGCACAGCCTCTACGCGACCCTCGGCCGCTACGACTACATCGCCGTTTTCGACTGCGATGACCAGACGTGCGCCTTCCGCGTCGCCACCGGCATCAACGATCTCGGCGTTCTCGATACCGAGACCTGGCCGGTCATCCCGTACGAGGAGTTCACGCAGTTGCTGCAGTAG